A section of the Corynebacterium tuberculostearicum genome encodes:
- a CDS encoding ISL3 family transposase: MKPTGNLVADTICRTAEIGLAITGAADAGPLAIIEAKPVAVTGVCPDCGQPGMLRDHITCRLVDLPVVGFPTRLHVKVPRFRCTTTSCKRKIFQESLTCADDGAKLTHRVTRWILQRLAIDRMSVSATAKALGVGWDLVNKVALDACRQLVYGDPCHLDGVRVLGVDEHVWKHTRKPGQASNLVTILFDLTPLVDGRGPARLLDMRPGRSADVLSGWLKERNPSFREQIQVVTMDGVTGYATAVEEQLPQADKVMDSFHVVDLAADKLTSCRQRLQRETTGRRGRKDDPLYKHRCTLLTRTNYLTERQKQRLEMLWATDDDYVALEVTWLLYQDMIAAYAHPKKSEGKKLMERIIHTLRKGLPKGLEELAQLGCTLWRRRKDVLAYFDIGASNGPVEAINGRLEHLRGIALGFKNLNHYILRCLIHSGQLLDKINAL, encoded by the coding sequence GTGAAGCCTACTGGAAACCTCGTCGCCGACACTATCTGCCGTACCGCGGAAATCGGACTTGCCATCACCGGTGCCGCTGACGCCGGACCACTGGCCATCATTGAGGCTAAACCAGTAGCCGTTACCGGCGTGTGCCCGGACTGCGGACAGCCAGGAATGCTGCGCGACCACATCACCTGTCGACTCGTTGATCTTCCTGTTGTTGGATTTCCTACTAGGCTGCACGTAAAAGTCCCTAGATTCCGGTGCACAACCACCTCATGTAAGAGAAAGATCTTCCAAGAATCTTTAACCTGCGCGGATGACGGCGCCAAGCTCACCCACCGGGTCACCCGCTGGATCTTGCAACGCCTTGCTATTGACCGGATGAGTGTGTCAGCTACCGCCAAAGCACTCGGTGTGGGCTGGGACCTGGTCAATAAAGTCGCACTGGACGCCTGCCGCCAGCTTGTCTACGGCGACCCCTGCCACCTAGACGGGGTTCGCGTCCTCGGAGTCGATGAACATGTATGGAAACACACCAGAAAACCAGGCCAGGCATCAAACCTGGTGACCATACTCTTTGACCTCACCCCGCTGGTGGACGGGCGTGGGCCTGCTCGTTTGTTAGACATGCGACCGGGCAGGTCCGCAGATGTGCTCAGCGGATGGCTTAAAGAGCGCAACCCCAGCTTCCGGGAGCAGATACAGGTGGTGACAATGGATGGGGTCACCGGTTATGCCACCGCAGTCGAGGAGCAACTACCACAGGCGGACAAAGTCATGGACTCTTTCCATGTGGTGGATCTGGCAGCCGACAAGCTCACCAGTTGCCGACAAAGACTCCAACGCGAGACCACTGGGCGCCGCGGACGCAAAGATGACCCACTGTATAAGCACCGGTGCACCCTGTTGACCAGGACGAACTATCTCACCGAGCGGCAAAAACAACGCTTAGAAATGCTGTGGGCCACCGATGACGACTACGTGGCCCTAGAAGTAACGTGGTTGCTCTACCAAGACATGATCGCAGCGTACGCGCATCCGAAGAAATCGGAAGGCAAAAAGCTCATGGAACGCATCATCCACACCCTGCGTAAAGGATTACCAAAAGGCTTAGAAGAGCTCGCCCAACTGGGATGCACCCTGTGGCGTCGACGCAAAGATGTGCTTGCCTACTTTGATATCGGTGCCTCAAACGGCCCCGTCGAGGCAATCAACGGCAGACTCGAACACCTACGTGGCATCGCCCTAGGATTCAAAAACCTCAACCACTACATCTTGCGGTGCCTGATCCACTCCGGACAACTACTGGACAAAATCAATGCACTCTAA